In a genomic window of Pirellulales bacterium:
- a CDS encoding GMC family oxidoreductase N-terminal domain-containing protein, which yields MNRAQQENPDMYDYIIVGSGAGGAPLASRLARANKKVLVLEAGANHTQQGPLDAGNEVSRAPLLHGASSEHPDLSWRFFVDHYVRHGGRLPDGIPEDPKWHSADSNAGEDAAHEGIFYPRAAGIGGCTIHNAMITIAGPESDWDDLASFLDDPSWASGPMRSYFQRLECNEYLPVPDLTRRGPFGKAWRYVKNSVKYLFGYRPDPARGAHGFRGWLHTSFTDLGIGLQDRQLVKMLKAALWESKRAGLDNAWSMVRAFLKGRAWQSLDPNHSETQANSPEGVVLIPLAVHGDRTTVHQNRATPYAMRGRRSSPRELLLETLALHPDNLTIWTDCLVTEVILKGKQAIGVKFQRGKRLYRAHVSPNPEDIPEESVQVASGGEVILCGGSFNTPQLLMLSGIGDPAELARIGDAKTAKRSSKTKPPCIPCRVPSPGVGKNLQDRYEVSVVSQMRNDFTLLDGATFTVPDDPQAPDRHLRQWREEGTGLYTSNGAVLGIFKRSRPELPQPDLFIFGIPSAFRGYSVGYSRVDRHNLFTWVILKSHTRNREGYVKLRSTDPRDTPLINFRYFGTGLDRTGAPAPFADSSSDPDVHALIHGVDFVRRIIKSSGSVVEQEIHPGNAFTGEAAVNQWIRRDAWGHHACGTCRMGPDGDQYAVLDSRFRVRGVDNLRVVDASIFPKIPGYFIVANVYMASEKAADVILEDAAAAQGDDSRSYPREFRQYEASAVDLRRASLPATVSSNVAAGASEVQSAADGEQNVEPQDAPSSTKEVSATVLDDAGQWSPDVTGLALSGGGIRSATFALGVLQSAARSGLLRRFDFLSTASGGGYIGSFLGRCYDRLRPNVVHAKAQLQSAAPAELVERALTAPDSPAIEWLRSHGNYVTPTGSGDGRLNAAVFVRNLLSIHLVVGLALFTLFGLANAVRFGVFDKAVGAAGLIHAGEMPVGHLVETFLGPWFSPWFILFEFLLLFLVLPKIVGYWIVSQDEHESFKLSPLLILFLISGVLLYAGVYDGLRLESLVLGIALLASVFHVEWAWNRGRDREEAIGTGGIETQRLRTRNYLTYDLGLALALAGGALGFAFIDTLAHGLQQWKLEANFPYAKAFASLGAAIMAAVPVARWLASFLREEEADGPLNSIRGVLKQGMTAGLLAIVLFTLPLVLYSFASHALFQGGQRLWIGVGATIFTLVLTVVLAFPGAVSFVNRSSLAQTYSARLARAYLGASNPARHRPSGINITEVIPGDDVASIRDYRPHEASGPLHLINVTINQTLDFGSLLRKRDRQGLNMAVSCLGVSIGEHWHSRWTRTAVTDKSGARKVPTGLHPIGLKPGCIHPLVDRLDRPADCAEMLSLRQWMGISGAAFDPGRGQTTSLGIALLMGMLNMRTGYWWDSGISAADRWGWPPLNFVRRALYLVPRYFATQALLLAEWVARYPGPWERFWHLSDGGFFENLAVYELVRRRVPRIIVCDGTADPRYGFGDFAELVRKARIDFQARIVSLTVVELNDLARNGAIPAEVRARLGTVEELKPPVDALGRPVKPSAKHAALCWVHYPSIPGSRRSLLMLIKASVTGDEPDDVQNYRLGSPDFPHESTSDQSFNEAQWESYRKLGEHEGSEVLSGDWFWNIPLPLSESGAP from the coding sequence ATGAACCGCGCCCAACAAGAGAATCCAGACATGTACGACTACATCATTGTGGGTTCAGGCGCTGGCGGGGCGCCGTTGGCGTCGCGACTCGCGCGGGCCAATAAGAAGGTGCTCGTCCTCGAAGCGGGCGCCAATCATACGCAGCAAGGTCCGCTTGACGCCGGCAACGAAGTCTCACGCGCGCCTTTGTTGCACGGCGCCTCCTCCGAACACCCGGATCTCTCCTGGCGATTCTTCGTCGATCACTATGTACGCCACGGAGGACGGCTCCCGGACGGCATCCCCGAGGACCCCAAGTGGCACTCCGCGGACAGTAATGCGGGCGAAGACGCCGCTCACGAAGGGATCTTCTACCCCCGGGCCGCCGGCATCGGCGGCTGCACGATCCACAATGCCATGATCACGATCGCCGGCCCCGAGTCGGATTGGGACGATCTGGCGTCGTTTCTCGACGACCCCTCGTGGGCCAGCGGCCCGATGCGCAGCTACTTCCAACGGCTCGAGTGCAACGAATACCTCCCCGTTCCGGATCTCACCCGCCGAGGCCCGTTCGGCAAGGCATGGCGATACGTCAAAAACAGCGTCAAGTATCTGTTCGGATATCGCCCCGATCCCGCCAGAGGCGCCCACGGGTTTCGCGGCTGGCTGCACACCTCCTTCACGGACCTCGGGATCGGCCTACAGGATCGGCAGTTGGTAAAAATGCTGAAGGCGGCGCTGTGGGAATCCAAGCGCGCCGGACTCGACAATGCGTGGTCGATGGTCAGGGCTTTTCTCAAAGGCCGCGCATGGCAGTCGCTGGATCCCAATCACTCCGAGACTCAGGCCAACAGCCCCGAGGGAGTCGTGTTGATTCCGCTGGCTGTTCACGGCGATCGGACGACGGTCCACCAGAACCGAGCGACCCCGTACGCCATGCGGGGGCGTCGCAGCAGTCCTCGCGAACTGCTGCTAGAAACACTGGCGCTCCATCCCGACAACTTGACGATCTGGACGGACTGCCTAGTGACCGAGGTGATCCTCAAAGGGAAACAAGCCATCGGGGTCAAATTCCAACGGGGCAAGCGTCTCTACCGAGCCCACGTCAGCCCGAACCCGGAGGACATTCCGGAGGAATCGGTCCAGGTCGCCTCGGGGGGCGAGGTGATTCTCTGCGGCGGTTCGTTCAATACGCCCCAACTGCTCATGCTCTCGGGTATTGGCGACCCCGCCGAACTGGCGAGAATCGGGGACGCCAAAACCGCCAAGCGTTCGTCAAAGACGAAGCCGCCGTGCATCCCGTGTCGCGTACCGTCGCCAGGAGTCGGCAAGAATCTGCAAGATCGGTACGAGGTCTCCGTCGTCAGCCAAATGCGCAATGATTTTACGTTGCTCGACGGGGCCACCTTCACAGTTCCTGACGATCCGCAGGCCCCAGACCGCCATCTTCGCCAATGGCGAGAGGAAGGGACGGGGCTCTATACGAGCAACGGGGCCGTGCTGGGGATCTTCAAACGCTCGCGGCCCGAGTTGCCGCAGCCCGATCTGTTTATCTTCGGCATCCCATCGGCGTTCCGTGGCTACAGCGTCGGCTATTCGCGCGTCGATCGTCACAATTTGTTTACCTGGGTCATCCTCAAATCGCACACGCGCAATCGGGAGGGATACGTCAAACTCCGCAGCACCGATCCTCGCGATACGCCGCTGATCAATTTTCGCTACTTCGGCACCGGCCTGGACCGTACCGGCGCCCCGGCGCCGTTTGCCGACAGCTCGTCCGACCCCGACGTCCACGCGCTGATCCACGGCGTTGATTTCGTACGACGAATCATCAAGTCGTCAGGTTCGGTCGTAGAACAAGAGATCCATCCGGGCAACGCCTTCACCGGCGAGGCGGCCGTCAACCAATGGATTCGCCGCGATGCCTGGGGGCATCACGCCTGCGGTACGTGTCGAATGGGGCCCGACGGCGACCAGTATGCCGTCCTCGACAGCCGGTTTCGCGTGCGCGGCGTGGATAACCTTCGCGTCGTCGACGCCTCGATCTTCCCGAAAATCCCTGGCTATTTCATCGTCGCTAACGTCTACATGGCCAGCGAGAAGGCCGCGGACGTGATTTTGGAAGACGCCGCCGCAGCACAGGGAGACGACTCCCGGAGCTATCCTCGAGAGTTCCGTCAGTACGAAGCCAGCGCCGTCGATCTACGTCGCGCCTCTCTGCCGGCGACGGTCTCCAGCAACGTCGCCGCTGGCGCCTCAGAGGTCCAGAGCGCAGCCGACGGCGAGCAAAATGTCGAGCCTCAAGACGCACCCTCGTCCACCAAGGAGGTCTCTGCGACCGTCCTCGACGACGCAGGACAGTGGAGTCCGGACGTCACAGGGCTCGCCCTCTCGGGGGGCGGCATCCGCAGCGCCACGTTCGCCCTGGGCGTCCTGCAAAGCGCGGCGCGCAGCGGGTTGTTGCGACGATTCGATTTTCTGTCGACCGCGTCGGGGGGCGGCTACATCGGCTCGTTTCTGGGGCGCTGTTACGATCGGCTGCGACCGAACGTCGTGCACGCCAAGGCTCAACTCCAGTCGGCTGCGCCCGCGGAATTGGTCGAGCGCGCCTTGACCGCTCCGGACTCGCCGGCAATTGAATGGCTCCGCAGTCACGGCAACTACGTCACCCCCACAGGCTCGGGCGACGGTCGTCTGAACGCGGCCGTGTTCGTGCGCAACCTGTTGAGCATACACCTAGTCGTCGGGCTGGCACTGTTCACGTTATTCGGGCTGGCGAACGCCGTACGTTTCGGCGTGTTCGACAAGGCGGTGGGGGCGGCGGGCCTGATCCACGCCGGCGAGATGCCGGTCGGACACCTCGTCGAGACCTTCCTGGGACCTTGGTTCAGCCCGTGGTTCATCCTGTTCGAGTTCCTACTGCTGTTCCTCGTCCTGCCGAAGATCGTGGGCTATTGGATCGTCTCCCAGGACGAACACGAATCGTTCAAATTGTCGCCGTTGCTGATCCTCTTCCTAATTTCGGGAGTCTTGCTGTACGCGGGGGTCTACGATGGCCTGCGCCTCGAGTCGCTCGTTCTGGGAATCGCCCTGCTGGCTTCCGTCTTCCATGTGGAATGGGCGTGGAACCGCGGCCGCGATCGCGAGGAAGCGATCGGCACGGGGGGAATCGAAACGCAGCGTTTACGAACCCGCAATTACCTGACATACGACTTGGGCTTGGCGCTGGCCCTCGCCGGAGGCGCGCTGGGATTCGCCTTCATCGATACGCTCGCTCATGGGCTGCAACAGTGGAAGCTGGAAGCCAATTTCCCCTACGCCAAAGCGTTCGCTTCCCTGGGCGCCGCGATCATGGCGGCGGTGCCGGTGGCGCGATGGTTGGCTTCGTTCCTGCGCGAAGAGGAAGCCGATGGCCCGTTAAACTCGATTAGAGGCGTGTTGAAGCAAGGAATGACGGCGGGCCTGCTGGCCATCGTCCTGTTTACTTTGCCGTTGGTGCTCTACTCGTTCGCCTCACATGCACTCTTTCAAGGGGGGCAACGCCTGTGGATCGGAGTGGGCGCGACGATCTTTACGCTCGTATTGACAGTTGTTCTCGCCTTTCCTGGCGCCGTGTCGTTCGTCAATCGTTCATCGCTAGCCCAAACGTATTCAGCGCGGCTGGCCCGGGCCTACCTGGGGGCGTCCAACCCGGCCCGCCATCGGCCCAGCGGAATCAATATCACGGAAGTCATCCCCGGCGACGACGTCGCCTCGATCCGCGACTATCGCCCGCACGAAGCGTCGGGGCCATTGCACCTGATTAACGTGACGATCAATCAAACGCTCGACTTCGGCTCGCTGCTGAGAAAACGAGACCGGCAGGGCCTGAACATGGCGGTCAGCTGCCTGGGTGTTTCGATCGGCGAGCACTGGCACAGCCGCTGGACCAGGACCGCTGTGACAGATAAGAGCGGGGCCCGCAAGGTCCCCACGGGGCTGCACCCGATCGGCCTGAAACCAGGGTGCATTCATCCCCTGGTCGATCGATTGGATCGGCCCGCCGACTGTGCGGAGATGCTCTCCCTGAGACAGTGGATGGGGATCTCCGGAGCCGCGTTCGATCCCGGGCGGGGTCAGACGACCAGCTTGGGAATCGCGCTGCTGATGGGCATGCTCAACATGCGCACCGGGTACTGGTGGGACAGCGGCATCTCGGCCGCTGATCGTTGGGGATGGCCTCCTTTGAACTTCGTTCGCCGAGCCTTGTATCTCGTTCCGCGGTATTTTGCGACGCAGGCCTTGCTGCTCGCCGAATGGGTCGCCCGGTACCCAGGCCCTTGGGAGCGATTCTGGCATCTTTCGGACGGCGGCTTTTTCGAGAACTTGGCCGTCTACGAACTCGTTCGGCGGCGCGTCCCCCGGATCATCGTCTGCGATGGGACCGCCGATCCGCGTTACGGCTTCGGCGACTTCGCCGAGCTCGTGCGCAAGGCGCGGATCGATTTTCAAGCCCGCATCGTGTCGCTCACCGTAGTCGAATTGAATGACCTGGCGCGGAACGGGGCGATTCCCGCCGAGGTGCGCGCTCGGCTCGGCACGGTTGAAGAGCTTAAACCCCCCGTTGACGCCCTGGGGCGCCCAGTCAAGCCGTCCGCAAAACACGCGGCGCTGTGCTGGGTCCATTATCCGTCGATTCCCGGTTCGCGACGGTCGCTGCTGATGTTGATCAAGGCCTCGGTCACCGGTGACGAGCCGGACGACGTGCAGAACTACCGCCTCGGCTCGCCGGACTTTCCGCACGAGTCCACTAGCGATCAATCGTTCAACGAGGCCCAATGGGAAAGCTATCGCAAACTTGGCGAGCACGAAGGATCGGAAGTCTTGTCAGGCGACTGGTTTTGGAACATCCCTTTGCCGCTCAGCGAATCGGGGGCCCCATGA